Proteins from one Kazachstania africana CBS 2517 chromosome 1, complete genome genomic window:
- the AIP1 gene encoding Aip1p (similar to Saccharomyces cerevisiae AIP1 (YMR092C); ancestral locus Anc_2.470) gives MSSIRLKSIIPPQPSTQRNFTTHLSYDETTDSIAYPCGKSAFVRSLATDRVIQFIGHGSSNVTVVRFSPIKNSQYLASGDESGKVIVWGWTVDSETNVVETTIKSEFHVLAAPILDISWDFEGKRLCVVGDGKDKFGVFISWDSGNSLGEISGHSQRINACHFKQSRPMRCITVGDDGAVIFYQGPPFKFAASDRSHHQQGKFIRDVEFSPNTGEFVVSVGSDRRIVCYDGKTGEFIKYVEDSEEKINGGIFAISWLDEAKFATASADACIRIWDVKGSKCVQKWSLPEASLENQLVGIVATKNNGVISLSLDGSLNMYEIGKNDCIRTIRGHNKGITALAVNPLITGSYDGRIIDWNSDSAVMYSNHTNLVVSIDNSKYPTFSTVAWDDTLRVKGEPQYKFDSQPKVSTNDNNATTAVLTNSDDLLVMNSFNGQILQSLKLQEPASALGLSKSLIAVAYEQSNSIEVFKSSDLSVSYKLSTPLRATPSYVSISPSEKYLAAGDVLGKILLFELDSKQVKTSRWAFHNSKINAISWKPTSDDEDEDLVATGSLDTNIFVYSVKRPMKTIKYLNAHKDGVTGLLWEDADSLVSSGADACIKKWDVQLE, from the coding sequence ATGTCATCCATTCGTTTGAAGTCAATTATTCCTCCACAACCATCTACTCAACGTAACTTTACCACTCATCTATCTTACGATGAGACTACGGATAGTATTGCCTATCCATGTGGTAAATCTGCGTTTGTTAGATCATTGGCTACTGATCGTGTCATCCAATTTATAGGCCATGGTTCTTCAAATGTCACCGTGGTTAGATTCTCGCCGATTAAGAATTCGCAATACCTGGCATCTGGTGATGAATCTGGTAAAGTGATTGTCTGGGGTTGGACTGTAGATTCTGAAACTAATGTCGTGGAAACAACCATTAAATCCGAGTTTCACGTCTTAGCAGCTCCTATCTTAGATATTTCGTGGGATTTCGAAGGTAAGAGGCTATGTGTGGTAGGTGACggtaaagataaatttggtGTATTCATTTCTTGGGATTCAGGTAATTCCCTAGGTGAAATTTCAGGTCATTCACAGCGTATCAATGCCTGTCATTTCAAGCAATCAAGGCCCATGAGATGCATTACCGTAGGAGATGACGGTGCAGTGATATTCTACCAAGGACCACCTTTCAAGTTTGCTGCAAGTGATAGATCACACCATCAACAGGGTAAATTTATTAGAGATGTTGAATTTTCTCCAAACACCGGTGAATTTGTCGTGTCAGTGGGTTCTGATAGAAGAATTGTATGTTATGATGGGAAAACTGGCgaattcatcaaatatgTTGAAgattcagaagaaaaaattaatggtGGTATCTTTGCCATTTCTTGGTTAGATGAAGCTAAATTTGCCACAGCGAGTGCAGATGCATGTATAAGAATTTGGGATGTGAAAGGATCTAAATGTGTTCAAAAATGGAGTTTACCAGAAGCCTCATTGGAAAATCAATTAGTCGGTATCGTAGCAACAAAGAATAATGGAGTTATATCACTATCATTGGATGGTTCTTTAAACATGTATGaaattggtaaaaatgACTGTATCAGAACTATCAGAGGTCACAATAAGGGTATCACAGCCTTAGCAGTTAACCCTTTAATTACTGGTTCATATGATGGTAGAATCATTGACTGGAACTCTGACTCCGCTGTCATGTATAGCAATCACACTAATCTCGTTGTCTCAATAGATAATAGTAAGTATCCAACTTTCTCCACTGTGGCGTGGGATGATACATTGAGAGTCAAAGGTGAACCTCAGTACAAATTTGATTCCCAACCAAAAGTATCCACCAACGACAATAACGCTACTACTGCAGTTCTTACCAACTCTGATGATCTACTAGTAATGAACTCTTTTAATGGCCAGATTTTACAAAGTTTGAAGTTGCAAGAACCGGCCAGTGCACTTGGCTTGAGCAAGAGTTTAATTGCCGTCGCATACGAACAAtctaattcaattgaaGTGTTTAAATCCTCAGATTTGTCAGTGAGTTACAAATTATCGACGCCATTACGCGCCACACCTTCATATGTTTCTATTTCTCCGTCAGAAAAGTATTTGGCTGCTGGGGACGTACTaggtaaaattttgttatttGAACTAGACTCAAAGCAAGTGAAAACATCCAGATGGGCTTTCCATAACAGTAAGATCAATGCGATCTCATGGAAACCAACatcagatgatgaagatgaagaccTGGTAGCTACCGGCTCACTAGACACTAACATCTTTGTGTATTCCGTCAAGAGACCAATGAAAACTATCAAATACCTAAATGCTCACAAAGATGGTGTGACAGGATTGTTATGGGAAGACGCCGACTCCCTTGTAAGTTCTGGGGCAGATGCATGTATCAAGAAGTGGGATGTCCAGTTAGAATAG
- the YTA12 gene encoding m-AAA protease subunit YTA12 (similar to Saccharomyces cerevisiae YTA12 (YMR089C); ancestral locus Anc_2.472) has translation MLGSFARCSRNVLQKNSLLTLRYQGRRYLPLVSRLTPISRQNYFHTASIWYQKDATGKDLEKIRKEIEKYISETKTNKNISDEERQRKIEEGIKKLEDTIIKQQKRENPNPKKSAESSNDKPPQFNTNKLNDPAANPNNNVNLLQLGLTLFLLSYLLDLYNDKRENTEITWQEFRTDFLSKHLVEQLTVMNKSVVKIKLNESGISKHGNDEHKTFYFKIGSIENFERKLSKAQEELGIENDFRIPVNYTQEGNYARALFQLLPTALMIVGLIWITKKSAQSAAGTRGGIFGMSRSKAKQFNSDTAVKIKFNDVAGCDEAKEEIMEFVSFLKDPVRYEKMGAKIPRGAILSGPPGTGKTLLAKATAGEAGVPFYFVSGSEFVEMFVGVGAARVRDLFKTARENAPSIVFIDEIDAIGKARQKGNFSGANDERESTLNQMLVEMDGFTPSDHVVVLAGTNRPDILDRALLRPGRFDRHINIDKPELEGRKEIFAVHLKGLKLANTIFDLKNRLAALTPGFSGADIANVCNEAALIAARTDSHAVVLTHFEHAIERVIGGVERKSKVLSPEEKQIVAYHEAGHAICGWYLKYADPLLKVSIIPRGQGALGYAQYLPGDIFLLSEQQLKDRMTMSLGGRVSEELHFASVTSGASDDFKKVTNMATAMVTQLGMSPKIGWINYQREDETDLTKPFSEETGDLIDQEIHRLIQDCYETCKKLLKEKASELEKVAQFLLRKEVLTREDMITLLGKRPFPERNDAFDKYLNKRETERLSKEGRDNGIAPNPA, from the coding sequence ATGCTGGGCAGTTTCGCTCGTTGTTCAAGAAATGTCCTACAAAAGAACTCCCTGCTGACTTTAAGGTACCAGGGACGAAGATATCTACCACTAGTGTCTAGGCTGACTCCTATAAGCAGGCAGAATTACTTCCATACTGCTTCTATATGGTACCAAAAGGATGCCACTGGTAAAGATTTGgagaaaataagaaaagaaattgagaagTACATTAGTGAGACAAAGACGAATAAAAACATTTCTGATGAGGAGAGGCAGCGGAAGATAGAAGAAGGTATCAAGAAACTGGAAGATACGATAATAAAACAACAGAAACGAGAGAATCCTAACCCAAAAAAGAGCGCAGAGAGCAGTAATGATAAACCACCACAATTTAACactaataaattgaatgatcCTGCCGCTAATCCTAATAACAATGTCAACTTATTGCAATTAGGCTTGACCCtctttttattatcttACTTGTTAGATTTGTACAATGACAAGAGAGAAAATACAGAAATAACGTGGCAAGAGTTTAGGACggattttctttcaaaacaCCTGGTGGAGCAATTGACTGTTATGAATAAGTCGGTTgttaaaataaaattgaatgaatcaGGAATATCTAAACATGGCAACGACGAACACAAAACATTctattttaaaattggcTCGATTGAGAATTTTGAACGTAAATTAAGTAAAGCGCAGGAAGAATTAGGAATCGAAAACGATTTCAGAATACCAGTGAATTACACTCAGGAGGGTAACTATGCAAGAGCTCTCTTCCAATTATTACCTACTGCTTTGATGATTGTAGGGCTTATCTGGATAACTAAAAAATCTGCACAATCTGCGGCGGGGACTCGTGGTGGAATATTCGGAATGAGTCGTTCTAAAGCCAAGCAATTTAATAGCGACACAGCTGTGaaaattaaattcaatgatgtGGCAGGTTGTGATGAAgctaaagaagaaattatgGAATTTGTCagttttttaaaagatccCGTACGTTATGAAAAGATGGGGGCCAAAATTCCAAGAGGGGCCATTTTATCAGGACCGCCTGGTACAGGTAAAACTTTGTTAGCTAAGGCTACTGCTGGTGAGGCAGGGGTACCGTTCTATTTTGTTTCTGGTTCTGAGTTTGTAGAGATGTTTGTTGGTGTGGGTGCTGCTAGAGTACgtgatcttttcaaaactgCAAGAGAAAACGCACCTTCTATTGTATTCATTGATGAGATTGATGCAATTGGGAAGGCTAGACAGAAAGGTAACTTTTCGGGTGCAAATgatgaaagagaaagcaCTTTGAACCAAATGCTAGTGGAAATGGACGGTTTTACACCTTCAGATCATGTTGTGGTTCTTGCTGGCACAAATAGACCAGACATATTGGATCGAGCTTTATTGAGACCAGGACGGTTTGATCGACATATTAATATCGATAAACCAGAGTTAGAGGGtcgaaaagaaatttttgcaGTTCATTTGAAAGGATTAAAACTCGCcaatacaatttttgatttaaaaaACAGATTGGCAGCTTTGACGCCAGGTTTTTCGGGTGCCGATATTGCAAACGTTTGTAATGAAGCTGCTTTAATTGCCGCCAGAACAGATTCACATGCGGTTGTATTGACCCATTTTGAGCATGCTATCGAGAGAGTTATTGGAGGagttgaaagaaaatctaAAGTATTATCTCCTGAGGAAAAACAGATTGTAGCCTATCATGAAGCTGGTCATGCCATTTGCGGTTGGTACTTAAAATATGCAGATCCACTACTGAAAGTAAGTATCATTCCTCGCGGACAAGGTGCTTTGGGGTATGCACAGTATTTACCAGGTGACATTTTCTTATTAAGCGAACAACAACTGAAGGATAGAATGACTATGTCCTTGGGTGGAAGAGTGTCAGAAGAACTTCATTTTGCTTCCGTCACATCTGGTGCTTCAGATGATTTCAAGAAAGTCACTAACATGGCCACGGCTATGGTCACGCAACTAGGGATGAGTCCAAAGATTGGTTGGATTAATTATCAAAGAGAGGATGAAACTGATTTGACAAAACCATTTTCTGAAGAAACAGGGGACCTTATTGATCAAGAAATTCACAGACTCATTCAGGATTGTTATGAAACATGTAAAAAATTGCTAAAAGAAAAGGCATCTGAGCTGGAAAAAGTCGCCCAGTTTTTGTTACGTAAAGAGGTGTTGACAAGAGAAGATATGATAACGTTGTTGGGAAAACGGCCATTCCCCGAAAGAAATGATGCTTTTGACAAATATCTAAATAAAAGAGAAACAGAAAGATTGAGTAAGGAGGGGAGAGACAATGGCATAGCTCCCAATCCAGCTTAA
- the NPL6 gene encoding Npl6p (similar to Saccharomyces cerevisiae NPL6 (YMR091C); ancestral locus Anc_2.471), with amino-acid sequence MSDIESSPSRSGTRSRSRSTANKPSYKLDLEDPDLKDIEFDEERDEDYEEDGVEADIPGDNDDDDEDDEAEVSFEEGRGRASKRRITVEDDEDQSQIADTDRSDSNLSSSIPSKKVRMGHPVDSEGNPIPVVDDEYALPEDEEGEAKITKDGELLGDREFLVRTFTLYDRGNRQYMLSTEPARAVGLRDSHLFFQYHPNLYKVILSQEQKNNLIDRGVLPYSYRNRQIALVAARSVFREFGARIIKDGKNITDDYYVQRLREEGNLVEGTPVTDVEHKSIPRDSESVENLEVAPTSTGQPSYPAKTTVEYFDRKNSTAHAGASTFGSTKQLNSTNWLYQHAAACSRFNSDMYYDRVKVLLIDHQGLRDPYTNVLHLPQSTQATKVQGYYKREASAPLENDAEIVYETLIRDDDLTRVKTGLLDVPQEIYEGVVDEETKRAIEEQKEFESK; translated from the coding sequence ATGAGTGACATTGAAAGTAGCCCAAGTAGAAGCGGAACCCGTTCACGTTCTCGCTCAACAGCTAATAAGCCAAGTTACAAGCTCGATTTGGAAGATCCTGATTTGAAAGACATTGAATTTGACGAAGAAAGAGATGAAGATTACGAGGAAGACGGAGTAGAGGCTGACATACCGGGggataatgatgatgacgatgaagatgatgaagcagaagtttcttttgaagaaggaCGTGGAAGGGCctcaaaaagaagaattacTGTAGAGGACGATGAAGATCAATCACAGATTGCAGACACCGACAGGTCAGATTCTAATCTTTCCTCTTCTATACCAAGTAAGAAAGTTCGAATGGGTCATCCTGTTGATTCCGAGGGAAATCCGATTCCAGTTGTCGATGATGAATATGCTTTGCCTGAAGACGAAGAAGGTGAGGctaaaattacaaaagatgGGGAGCTCTTAGGTGATAGAGAATTTCTCGTAAGAACATTTACATTGTATGATCGTGGAAACCGTCAATATATGTTATCTACAGAGCCAGCAAGGGCTGTTGGACTCAGGGACTCCCatttattctttcaatatcatccaAATCTTTACAAAGTCATTTTATCtcaagaacaaaaaaacaatttaaTCGATCGTGGTGTCCTACCATATTCTTATAGGAATAGGCAAATTGCATTAGTGGCAGCAAGAAGTGTTTTCAGAGAATTTGGGGCTAGAATAATTAAAGATGGTAAAAATATCACTGATGATTATTACGTACAAAGACTACGTGAAGAAGGAAACCTTGTAGAAGGTACACCTGTCACAGATGTAGAACATAAGTCCATCCCCAGGGATAGCGAAAGTGTAGAGAATCTTGAGGTTGCACCTACGTCCACTGGTCAACCCTCATATCCAGCAAAGACTACTGTCGAGTATTTTGACCGTAAAAATTCCACTGCACATGCAGGTGCGTCGACTTTTGGATCTACAAAACAGTTAAATTCTACCAATTGGCTATATCAACATGCAGCAGCATGCAGTAGGTTTAATAGTGATATGTACTACGACAGAGTGAAAGTATTGTTAATAGATCATCAAGGTTTGAGAGATCCATACACAAATGTATTACACCTGCCACAATCCACACAAGCAACAAAGGTACAGGGATATTATAAAAGAGAAGCGTCAGCTCctttggaaaatgatgCAGAGATTGTTTACGAAACTTTAATAcgtgatgatgatttgacAAGAGTAAAGACTGGCCTACTTGATGTACCACAGGAGATTTACGAAGGTGTTGTAGACGAAGAGACAAAGAGAGcaattgaagaacaaaaagaatttgaaagtaaATGA
- the UTP15 gene encoding snoRNA-binding rRNA-processing protein UTP15 (similar to Saccharomyces cerevisiae UTP15 (YMR093W); ancestral locus Anc_2.469) yields the protein MSSTRPRIVTSKSAALPQQTTPEQRYWRQYSHAQLVKEHNSVTHIAFNPKSPFDFAVTSSTRVQIFSSKTRQVVKTFSRFKDVVYSASFRNDGKLLVAGDATGLVSVYDAYNPRSILLSINASTHPTHVTKFHPQDNKTLVTTSDDRVTRIWDISHAYEAQELTGASDYVRSVTFIPSAPHLIATGSYDGLVRLYDTRAEGSSPIYSLNHDQPVESIIAISPTQLVSAGGSNFKVWDLTSNKKLYERGNFNKTVTNLDYVENFESPMSSALIASSLDGHVKVFDPLDNFKVKFGWKFSSPVLSCAVSPSGSQGNRHLVVGMSSGLLAIRTKKKEKQPKSTSTTAKTVKSNNFQRMMRGSEYEGDQEHIIHNDKMKQQRPLRNFERYINQFKWSAALDSAFVPGMAKELTLTVLQELRRRGKIRVALYNRDESSLEPLLNWCLKGIEDVRSAPVVADWIAVVLELYGNGLKSSPVLEELVNNLRDKVAEEVYKASEAQKIEGMLQLLTS from the coding sequence ATGTCATCGACTAGGCCAAGAATTGTTACTTCGAAGTCTGCAGCACTTCCACAACAAACTACCCCGGAACAGCGTTATTGGCGTCAATATTCGCATGCACAATTGGTAAAAGAACATAATAGTGTCACACATATTGCATTCAACCCAAAGAGTCCGTTCGATTTTGCAGTCACATCCTCTACAAGAGTACAGATATTCTCATCCAAGACTAGACAGGTGGTAAAgactttttcaagatttaaAGACGTTGTATATTCTGCATCCTTTAGGAATGATGGTAAATTACTTGTTGCTGGTGATGCTACGGGTTTAGTTTCCGTCTACGATGCGTACAATCCAAGATCTATACTGCTTTCTATCAATGCCTCCACTCATCCAACACATGTAACCAAATTCCACCCGCAGGACAATAAGACACTTGTTACCACCAGTGACGACAGAGTAACAAGAATATGGGATATATCTCATGCATACGAAGCACAGGAACTTACTGGTGCCTCAGATTATGTGCGTTCTGTCACATTTATCCCATCAGCGCCTCATCTAATTGCCACAGGTTCATATGACGGCTTAGTTCGTCTATATGATACCCGTGCGGAAGGTTCTTCTCCAATTTATTCTCTAAATCATGACCAACCTGTGGAAAGCATAATCGCCATATCACCAACACAATTAGTATCGGCTGGAGGTtccaatttcaaagtaTGGGATTTAACCAGTAATAAGAAACTATATGAAAGAGGAAATTTCAACAAGACAGTCACAAATCTGGATTATGTCGAAAATTTCGAATCTCCAATGTCATCTGCATTGATTGCATCGTCCCTCGACGGTCATGTAAAGGTTTTCGACCCTTTAGACAATTTCAAAGTCAAATTCGGTTGGAAGTTCTCCAGTCCAGTACTAAGTTGTGCTGTGTCACCAAGTGGAAGTCAAGGTAATAGACACCTAGTGGTCGGTATGTCTTCTGGTCTACTGGCAATTagaacaaagaagaaagaaaaacaacCAAAATCGACAAGTACTACAGCAAAAACTGTAAAGAGTAATAATTTCCAAAGAATGATGCGTGGTTCCGAATACGAAGGTGATCAAGAGCATATTATTCACAACGACAAGATGAAACAACAACGTCCTCTACGTAATTTCGAAAGATACATAAACCAATTCAAATGGAGTGCCGCATTAGATAGTGCTTTCGTGCCTGGTATGGCAAAAGAATTGACACTTACAGTCTTACAAGAACTTCGTAGACGTGGGAAGATTCGTGTAGCTTTATACAACAGAGACGAGTCCTCTCTTGAGCCGCTTTTGAACTGGTGTTTGAAAGGAATCGAAGACGTCAGATCAGCCCCTGTGGTAGCGGACTGGATTGCTGTAGTATTAGAATTGTACGGAAACGGTCTCAAGAGTTCGCCCGTTTTGGAAGAGCTAGTTAATAACTTGAGAGATAAAGTAGCAGAAGAAGTATACAAGGCAAGCGAGGCTCAGAAGATAGAAGGTATGCTCCAATTATTAACTAGCTAA
- the KAFR0A00730 gene encoding NAD(P)-binding oxidoreductase, protein MLKVAVFGATGRVGRVLVTQLKEDSTNFKTPLVLVRTSQQKKYFEQSVGVDAGLIDLENSSVDDIAHAIADCNAIVFTAGSGNKFFTVDLDGCVKVMEAAEKTGIRRFILVSALKAEDRTFWESIPGLREYYIAKRAADRDLRTRDLDYTIVQPGWLYDEKGTGLFTPVDKIDEQMEVDKSCQREDVASFIKECLTQPKNTIRKTIPLLNGTEAASTVISLL, encoded by the coding sequence ATGTTAAAAGTAGCTGTTTTTGGAGCGACTGGGAGAGTTGGTAGAGTACTGGTGACACAATTGAAGGAAGATTCTACAAATTTCAAGACCCCTCTGGTATTAGTCAGAACGAGCCAACAGAAGAAGTATTTCGAACAGTCTGTCGGCGTGGATGCGGGTTTAATCGATTTAGAAAATTCATCAGTGGATGACATTGCTCATGCTATCGCTGACTGCAATGCCATCGTTTTCACCGCTGGCTCTGGAAACAAATTCTTCACGGTGGATCTAGACGGGTGTGTCAAAGTCATGGAAGCCGCTGAAAAGACCGGAATAAGACGTTTCATTCTTGTTTCAGCTTTGAAAGCGGAAGATCGTACTTTCTGGGAATCTATTCCTGGTTTGAGAGAGTATTACATAGCCAAGAGGGCTGCTGATAGAGATTTGAGGACCAGGGATCTGGATTACACCATTGTGCAACCAGGCTGGCTTTACGATGAAAAGGGGACGGGATTGTTCACCCCAGTGGACAAAATTGATGAGCAAATGGAAGTGGACAAATCTTGCCAAAGAGAAGACGTCGCTAgttttatcaaagaatgTCTCACACAACCAAAAAACACCATTCGCAAAACTATCCCATTACTCAACGGCACTGAAGCTGCCTCCACTGTGATTTCTCTATTGTAG
- the KAFR0A00720 gene encoding SDR family oxidoreductase (similar to Saccharomyces cerevisiae YMR090W) produces MSPLKVAVIGANGKVGRLVIKELVNDPTNFATPLAVVRSKEQQDFFQNELKIDATLTSVEHSSVSQISDAIKGYDAVIFSAGAGGKGIERIFTVDLDGCVKAMEACEAVGIKRFILVSAIKAEDRSFWWNIESLRNYYIAKRAADHEVRSSTLDYTILQPGNLTLEDSIGKFTLVKDIDERLRTDPSITRADVALFIKECLKHPKETSRKTIPLLNGDRSVNDIIKNL; encoded by the coding sequence ATGTCCCCACTGAAAGTTGCAGTTATCGGAGCCAATGGTAAAGTCGGTCGCTTAgttattaaagaattagTTAATGACCCAACCAATTTTGCCACTCCATTGGCCGTGGTTAGATCCAAAGAACAGCAggatttctttcaaaatgagCTTAAAATAGACGCTACTTTAACAAGTGTGGAACATTCTAGTGTCTCACAGATTTCTGATGCTATCAAGGGTTATGATGCCGTTATTTTTAGTGCAGGTGCGGGAGGTAAGggcattgaaagaatctTCACAGTGGATTTAGACGGCTGTGTCAAAGCTATGGAAGCTTGTGAAGCAGTTGGAATTAAAAGATTCATTTTGGTCTCAGCTATCAAAGCCGAAGACCGTTCATTCTGGTGgaatattgaaagtttgaGAAACTATTATATTGCTAAGCGAGCTGCTGATCATGAAGTTAGAAGCTCTACTTTAGATTATACTATCTTACAACCTGGAAATTTAACTTTGGAGGATTCTATCGGAAAATTTACTTTAGTTAAGGACATCGATGAGAGATTGAGGACTGATCCAAGTATCACTAGAGCTGATGTTGCACTCTTCATAAAAGAATGCTTGAAGCATCCTAAAGAGACTTCGAGAAAAACTATTCCTTTATTGAATGGTGATAGATCAgtaaatgatattattaaaaatttataa
- the CTF13 gene encoding Ctf13p (similar to Saccharomyces cerevisiae CTF13 (YMR094W); ancestral locus Anc_2.467), which yields MNVVRFLQLPVDIRRHIYYHVDGSFTSLSPSSLESLYKLNTIDLPPLKRNKASKHDKLLLKRLYPIFAEYIEMFEYDPEMIRLWLEYSLWLRYDAIVLDNLRVNHAYEGSLLGPLDWIYLNDKLRLGYFDSRDLFQVWYTLKEYNMWVVEGDTVGEYNTDIYYYKLSLDHVDKNNLGHLLEVFQKKKLLNSIHEILLSQDQSDSKESSIDVASSPSLSRASSFSNIDSFNVSSTTLTKKSVKESKITLSDKTIMQAVQSLSSMKSLRKLYSRGGYLFETFINGHGLRERPGKSINYLVKRRIRELELLQIRDVTSYGIADFTKWDNLRKLSLINIDFIDLTKLVLPQKCVTLVIRNAEEIKWWDIVERIESNIKNLEYITTCSNYQDQCIPFANCKHVKIERLNKDKLSEDLTIYCLVETWKSLQSLNFLQLQNVSRFTTDKICIAETLYNDDRIKLFQCNDLEKITLI from the coding sequence ATGAATGTGGTACGGTTCTTACAGTTACCAGTAGATATACGAAGACATATTTACTATCACGTTGATGGGTCATTTACCTCATTGAGTCCCAGTTCTTTGGAATCTCTTTACAAGCTAAATACTATAGATCTCCCCCCATTAAAGAGGAATAAGGCAAGTAAACATGATAAATTGCTGTTGAAAAGGTTATACCCGATCTTTGCCGAGTATATTGAAATGTTCGAATATGATCCGGAAATGATTAGACTATGGTTGGAATATTCCTTATGGTTACGATACGATGCTATAGTCCTAGATAATTTGAGAGTAAATCACGCATATGAAGGGTCATTACTCGGGCCTTTAGACTGGATCTACCTAAATGATAAACTGCGGCTTGGTTATTTTGACAGCCGAGATTTGTTTCAGGTCTGGTATACCTTAAAAGAGTACAACATGTGGGTTGTAGAAGGTGATACTGTTGGTGAATACAATACCGacatatattattataagTTAAGTCTGGATCACGTAGACAAAAACAACTTAGGTCATTTATTggaagtttttcaaaagaagaagctgCTTAACTCTATCCATGAAATTCTCCTAAGTCAGGACCAGTCTGACTCGAAGGAGAGCTCCATTGATGTAGCCAGCTCACCATCTTTATCTAGAGcttcatctttttctaatataGATTCATTCAACGTGTCTTCCACCACTTTAACGAAGAAAAGTGTAAAAGAGAGTAAAATTACTCTTAGCGATAAAACGATTATGCAAGCGGTACAAAgtttatcttcaatgaaaagtttAAGGAAACTGTACAGTCGAGGTGGTTACTTATTTGAGACCTTTATAAATGGACATGGACTTAGGGAAAGACCAggaaaatcaataaattatcttGTTAAAAGAAGGATTCGAGAATTAGAACTTCTCCAAATACGGGATGTGACCAGTTATGGCATTGCCGATTTTACTAAGTGGGATAATCTCCGAAAATTGTCTTTAattaatattgattttatagACCTTACCAAGTTAGTCTTACCGCAAAAATGTGTGACACTGGTTATCAGGAACGCAGAGGAGATCAAATGGTGGGATATAGTGGAAAGAATAGAGAGTAacataaaaaatttagaataCATTACGACTTGTTCAAATTACCAAGATCAATGTATACCTTTCGCGAATTGTAAGCATGTAAAAATCGAACGACTGAATAAGGATAAATTATCTGAGGATTTGACGATATACTGCTTGGTGGAAACGTGGAAATCTCTacaatctttaaatttcttaCAACTTCAAAACGTGTCAAGGTTTACAACTGATAAAATCTGCATTGCCGAGACACTGTACAATGACGATCGAATAAAGCTCTTTCAATGCAATGACCTGGAAAAAATAACACtcatataa